A single genomic interval of Argopecten irradians isolate NY chromosome 8, Ai_NY, whole genome shotgun sequence harbors:
- the LOC138328817 gene encoding apolipoprotein D-like produces the protein MSSLQCLLLLGTASLLQAACPNVPVFAEFDPEKFSGVWYWTEWYDNGWISQQIPNIMSCVTSNFTMTETGNFSVELKWDNLLTEQQWTATGRLVQQATPNHFEASFPISFMIPNGQFYIIDGVHRTWAVVYTCREILFGMSQIQTAWILHRNPNGRRQRNALAKRWELKPGLKVFIDADKFRRFNDTEACSTLD, from the exons ATGTCTTCCTTGCAATGCCTGTTATTACTCGGGACCGCCTCTCTCCTCCAGGCTGCGTGCCCCAATGTCCCTGTCTTTGCTGAATTTGACCCTGAAAAG TTCTCGGGAGTTTGGTACTGGACGGAATGGTACGACAATGGCTGGATATCGCAACAGATCCCTAATATCATGAGCTGTGTGACAAGTAACTTCACTATGACAGAAACTGGCAACTTCAGTGTCGAATTGAAGTGGGATAACCTATT GACAGAACAGCAATGGACAGCCACCGGCCGCTTGGTCCAACAGGCTACTCCGAATCACTTTGAGGCCAGCTTCCCAATAT CATTTATGATACCGAATGGACAATTCTACATCATTGACGGCGTCCACAGAACCTGGGCTGTTGTCTACACCTGTAGAGAGATCTTGTTTGGCATGTCACAAATTC AGACAGCATGGATATTACACAGAAATCCTAATGGTAGACGCCAAAGGAATGCTCTTGCTAAGCGATGGGAGTTAAAACCCGGTCTGAAGGTCTTTATCGACGCAGACAAATTCAGGCGATTCAATGATACGGAAGCATGTTCTACATTAGATTAA